The Gloeobacter violaceus PCC 7421 DNA window GCCTGGCGGCCCGCGCGGCGCAGTTTGACGGTCTGTTTGCACAGTAGATGCGAAGTTCCACCGGCCGATAGAAGCTTTCACCCGCAGCAGGCAGGAGACTGGGTAGGCCCTGATTCTGAACTGGACCATGCTCAACCGTCTGCGCGAACTGCGCTCTCGATACTTCGGCGAACTTGAAGAAGCTATCGAAGATGTCGATGCCCCCGCTAGCGGTGAGGCGTTGCTCACCGACACCGATGCGGTCGAGGCCGAGGCCGAGGAGGCCGCCGCCGCCGAGGGGCTCGACCCGGAGGTGCGTCAGGCGGTCACCGATCTCTATCGCCGCTGTCTGGCGCGCTACGAGTACGTCAAAGAAGCGAACGAGAAGTTTCTGGCCATGCTCGACGAAGGTCTGATGAGCGATCTTTCGGACAACGAGGAAGAACAAAAAATCCGCAAGTTTGCCGAGAGCCTTACCCTCGATCCGGTCGATCAGCCCATGGCCTTTGCCAACTACGAGGCTGAAGACATCGTTGACGAAGCCCAGGCGCTCACCGAAAAAGAAGCCGTCCTCTTCGGCGACGACACCAACCTGGACAACCGCTCCGAGAGAAGCTGAGCTGTCAGCTCACTAAATCCGTGCGGATGAGCGAGTAGAGTACCGCATCGTGGATGTGGTCTCCCAAAGGCAACCGGCGGCGCAAAAGTCCCTCGCATCTGGCACCCACCTTCTGGGCCACCCGCCGGCTGGCGGTATTGGTGAGGGCGGCGATAATCTCCAGGCGCTCCAGATCCAGGTAATCGAAACCGAAGCGGGCCACCAGCAGGGCGGCGGTGCTTGCTGCTCCCCGGCGGGTACGCGAACTGCGCACCCAGTAGCCCAGGTTGGCCAGCCGGTAGGCGCGGCTGAGGTGGTTGAGTCCCACTCCCCCGACGATGTCGCCGCTGGTGCGCTCGTAGATGACAAAGTCGTAGGTGCGGTCGGACTTCCAGTCGTCCTCGCGCGTCAGCACCCAGGCGGCACTGTCCTCCCGGGAGTAACCCGCGTGGCACCAGGGCATCCAGGGGGCCAGATCCGCCATCGATTCGCGCACGGCCTGATAGATAGGCTCGATATCTTCGAAGCAGTAGCGGCGGATGGCAAAACTGGCCTCGGGGGGCGGTTCGGGAAGCATAGGCTTACCCTATCGCAACCGGCCGCCGCCGCCGAACGTAAAATTGAGGTAGGCGCTCTAAACCTTGTGAGATTCCCTCGATGCTGAAATATTCTGCGCTCTCTCTGCCCCTGCTGGTGGGTTTGCTCGCTGCCCCGGTGCTGGCCCAGGGTGAACCGACGGTGGTCACCACTCCGCCCGCCGCCGTCACCCCCGATGGCCTCGGCGCCCTCGACGAGGCGGCCCCGCTGCCGCCGGGCGAATTCCTCGATGAACTGACCGTAACGGCCACCCGCCGTCCGGCCCGTATCCGCGATACAACGGTGAATACCTATATCCTGCGCAAGGAAGACTTCAAGGCGGTCGGCGCGGTCACCGTGCGCGACGCCCTTATCCTGGTGCCAGGGTTCTTCGGAAAATAAGGAGCAAGGCGATGACGGCATGGATGGAGCGTCCTTCGATGGCCGAGGCCCTTAAGGAGCGACGGCGGCGGCTTGCCGCCCTGGTGGAGAGACCTGCCGTCCTCTGGTCCGGCCAGAGCATCGGGCGCAACTATCCGGCCAACACCTATCCGTTTCGGGCCAATAGCCACTTTCTGTACTTTGCCGGGGTGCCCCTGGAGGGTGCCGCAATCCGCCTGGATAGCGGCAAGCTGGAGCTGTTCCTCGACGAACCGGGTCCGGCCCACGCCCTGTGGCACGGCGAGGTACCCGGCCGGGAGGCGGTGGCCACCTTTGTCGGAGCCGACGCCGCCTATCCGCTTGCGGAACTGGGCGCGCGCGCAACCGGGGCGGCGACATTGCCGGCTACCGACACTACCACCCGCGCGGGTCAGACCCAACTATTGGAACGAACGCTCCCGGCCTCCCACGAACTGGACAGGGCCGACCGCGCCCTGGCTGAGGCGGTGATCGTCCTGCGCCTGTCCCACGACGAGGCGGCCCTGGGTGAACTGAGGCGGGCTGCCGCCGTGAGCGTCGTCGCTCACCAGGCGGGCATGCGGGTCACCCCCAAGGCCAAGTACGAGTCGGAGGTGCGCGCCGCCATGGAAGGGGTGATCATCGCCAACCGCATGGCCACCGCCTACGGCAGCATCGTCACCGTCCACGGCGAAGTGCTCCACAACGAGCAGTACCACCACACCCTCACCCCCGGCGATCTGCTCCTGGCCGACGTCGGTGCGGAGAGCGAACTGGGCTGGGCCTCCGACATCACCCGCACTTGGCCCGTTTCGGGACGCTACTCACCTACCCAGCGGGCGATTTACGACATCGTGCTCGCCGCCCACGATGCCTGCATCGCCTCGATGAAACCGGGTGTAGAGTACCGCGATCTGCATCTACTCGCCTGCGCGGTAATGGCGGCGGGGCTGGTGGATCTGGGCATCCTGCGCGGCAAACCCGAAGACCTGGTCGAGCGCGACGTCCACGCCCTGTTCTTTCCCCACGGCATCGGCCATCTGCTGGGTCTCGATGTGCACGATATGGAAGATCTGGGGGATCTGGCGGGCTATGCCCCCGGCCGCGAGCGCTCCGAACGCTTCGGCCTCGGTTATCTGCGCCTCAACCGCCCCCTGGCCGCCGGTATGCTCGTCACGATTGAACCGGGCTTCTACCAGGTGCCTGTCCTGTTTGGCGATCCGCTCAACCGCGAAAAGTACGCCGATGCGGTGAATTGGGAACGGCTCGGCCAATTTGCCGACGTGCGCGGCATCCGCATCGAGGACGATGTACTGGTCACCGAGACCGGTACTGAGGTGCTGACCGCCGCTTTGCCGACGCGGGCCGAGGCGATTGAAAGCCTGGTTCTGGCGGGCGCCTAACGCCCGCCAATCGAGAGAGCGTATTGTGGACAGCCCCGCCGGCTAAGTGCAATCGGCTTTATCCTGCCGCTGAAGAAACCAGCAATTGGAAACAGCCAATCACTTACCAACTTGTGGGAAGTCGTACCAACTGGAAATCATCCTGTAAAAGGCGGCAATTTCCCCTGGACTTGCAGGACCGATCCTGTTTGTTTCCAAGAGTAACAATTATCTATAGTTTGATTTCCCAATCGGCATATTTTTCAGGAAATAAGTATACAGGATAGATGGAAGCATCGGTGCACCCGTTCTGCCCTTAGCTCGGCACGGCAGACAGGGATCAATCGCAACAAAGTTTAGCACCTGAGTTTGAATGAATCCCTTTCGGCCTCTGTTGGAGCTTTTTTCTAACAGGAGATATGCCCATGGCTGACATCAAAGCCCTGATCGTTGCAATCAACGACTACCCGGGTACGACCAACGATTTGCCCAGTTGTCTGGAGGATGCGAGAAAATTTATCGAAGTGCTGAAATCCCCATCCTACGGACTTCGCACTCAACAGTTGCGCACTCTGTACGACGCTGAAGCCACCATCAAAAATGTCACCGATGGCCTGGACTGGTTGTTGAGTGGCGTGAGCCGTTCCGCCAACGGCAAGCAGGACGCGCGCCGGATCTTGTATTTTAGCGGACACGGTTTTCGAACCGAACTGGAAGGCATTTTGCGCGAGTGCCTGTGCCTGCACGACGGCTTTTTCTTCGATCAGCAACTGAGCGCCAAAACCCAGGGATTGCCGCCCGGGATGCTCACAGTCATCCTGGACAGTTGTCATTCCGGCGGCATGGAGAAGCCATTTTTGCTGGTGGTGTCCACCGACGAGAGCGAAGAGCGCACCCGCAACAAGGTGTGGATTCCGGAGGATCTTTCCAAAGAAATTGCCGTGGAGCTGGATCAAACCGTCAGCTTGCCCTTCAAGGCCTTCGGCGGTCCTGTCGAACCGCCCCTGGCCGCCTCGAAATCGGGCGCAATGCGGTTGATGGCCACGAGCGCCATTGCCCGGCAGAAGGCGGATGCGCCGCGGGTCAACGGCCTGGTGCTCAGCGCCTGCCGGGCGGAGCAGACCGCCGCTGCCAGCACGTCGCGCACCAACGGCATGTCCGCCTTCACCTACGGCATCGTCACCGCCCTGACCAAGGCGGGCCAGTCGCTGCCCTCCTACGACCGCTTATCCAACGCTCGGCTGTTGCAGGCGGTCGCCGCCGAACTGTCCAATCTCAACTTCAAACAGACCCCGGAGGTCAAAGAACCCGACACTCCCCAAGATCTCGGTTCTTACACCTTTATCACGCTGCAGCCGATGGGTTCGATCCCGCCGCCCCCGCCCGACGCACCTGCCACCGGCTCCAGCAACTGGCTGAACAGCTTGTGGGATATGCTCCGCGGCACGACCGGTAAATCCTTTACAGGAGAACAAGCCATGGTTTCTTCGATGAGCACCTGGACGATCGCCAAATCGCAGACTGACAGAAACGCGGTCGAGGAAAAATTCTTCGGCTCGGTGCTGCGCGCCGCGGTGCGCCTTGCCCCGATGATTGCCAATGTCGTTAGCCAACTGAACAAGGACTACCAGCCGGACGGTACCTCCCAGCAACAGGAAAAATTCCTGGGTGCCCTCATCGGCATCGGCAGCGGTGTGATTCCCTATATTCCGAGGATCATCCGGGCTTTGCGTAAGGATTTCGAGGTCGATGCGTCGCCGGAGGCCGATGAGAAATTCCTGGGTGCGGCGTTGCGCATGGCGTTGCATCTGGCACCAACCGTTTCGCAGATCATCGAGGGTCTGCGCAAGGACTACCAGCCGGACGGCAGCGGCACACCCGAGGGCGAAGAGAAATTCATTGGAGCTGTTCTGCAGACAGCCCTGACGCTCTCTCCCACCCTTTCGAACCTGTTGGAAAGGCTGCGCCAGGATCTGCGCAAGGATTACGAACCGGCTGCCTCCGAAGAAGATGAGCAGAAATTCTTCGGTGCCGTCCTGCGGGCGGGCCTCCGACTGGCGCCGGCCATCGCCGGTATTGTCCAGGCTCTAGGCAAGGACTTCCAGATGGGAGAGTCCGAACAGGCCGACGAAAAGTTCTTCGGCTCGCTGCTGCGGGTGATCCGGCAGGTCGCTCCGGTAGTTGGTGAGATCGTCCAGGAACTGCGCAAGGACTATCAGATCGACAAGGCTGTGGTTGATGAGGAGGTCGAGGAGAAATTCTTCGGCTCGGTGCTGCGCGCTGCGGTGCGCCTCGCCCCGATGATCGTCAATGTCGTTGGCCAACTGAACAAGGACTACCAGCCGGACGGTGCCTCCCAGCAACAGGAAAAATTCCTGGGTGCGCTTATCGCGGCGGTCACCACCATCGCCCCGGCGATCCCCGACATCATCCAGGCGTTCCGCAAAGACTTCGAAGCCGACGGCACGGCCGAAAAGCTCTTGAGCGAGCAGGTCTCCAACGGGCATGGACGCAAACTCCCGATCCCGGTGTCGCGCGTGTCCTCCCATGAGCTACCGGTGGGAGCAGGAATGAGCTGAGGCGCCGATAGTGACAACTGGCGGCACCCACAACCGTAAGGGCCGTGGGTGCCGCGTTCCAACAAAAGCCTGGGGAGCCCAGATAGGTCAGCCGAAGGATATACTCTGGATATCCAGACGACAATGCATGGGAGGAAAGTGTGAAGTCGCAAGTGGCCCGCTGGGGGAATTCCCTCGCTTTTCGCATTCCCAGGCAGATTGTGATCCAACTTGGTCTCAAGCCCCACACCACACTCCTATGCAGTGTAGAAGCCGGGGCTCTGGTTGTTCGGCCTGTGCGGGAGGTCAAAGAGTACAGCCTTGAGGAGTTACTTGTCGGCCCGCTTGAAGTCGAAGACGAGGTCGATTGGGGCAAACCCGAAGGGAAAGAAGCTTGGTAGAGTACGTTCCCCGGCGCGGCGAATTCATTTGGCTCAGTTTTGATCCACAAGCCGGGCATGAGCAGATAGGGGTTCGCCCAGCCCTGGTGGTCAGCCAGACTCTGTTTAATGAAAGGCTTGGCTTTGTCTTCGTTTGTCCTGTCAGCAACACGCAGCGCAAAAATCCGTTCTACGTACTTATCCCTGAAGGACAGGCAGTGACAGGGGTAATCATGGCCGATCAACTGCGCTCGCTTGATTACCGAGCCCGGCGGGCAGCCGCGATCAGTTTATGCTCTGAGGAACTGCTGATAGAGGTGCTGCGCAAAATTCAGCCGATTCTTTTTTGATTACCCTGCTGGCCTTCGAGGGCGCGGATCATGGGCGATTTCAGACGAGTCTTTGCTGCCATTGTCGCATTGGCTCGGGCGCACGATGCGACTGCACCGGGTAGGCAATCTCGATGCCCGATCGGTCCGGCATTGCCTACCGTAGCTGGCGAATGAGCGTGTTGAGTTGTTCGCCGTAAAGCTGGTACTTGTCGATCTGGCTTTTGTAGATAAGCAGGTCCGACTCGTAGCGGGTCTTTTTGAACTCTGCACCGTTGAGGCGGCGGGTCTCGATGTGTTCGAGCACCCGGCCCATGGTCTGTACGGCGAAGCGCAGCGACTCGACGTAATTGGCAAAGACTTTGAACAGACCCAACAGCGGCGCTTTTTCGGGAATCTCCTCCGGCAGTTCGCCCGCTGCGCCCTGGAGATCTTTGATTTGTTTGCTCACCGCCAAGAGCCGCTCGATGAGCGGTTGTACCAGCGGTTTGAGGGGGCTCACGTCGTTCCAGCCAAACGTGTTCTTCCACGAAAACATCCGGTCGTCGATGGCCAGATAGGCGTCGAGCACCTCGGCCGCCTCCGCCACCAGTTCTCCTGCCGCCTGTTTGAACCGGTCCACATCGCTCATGCTTTATTGTGGCGCGGGTTTGGACGGCTACCCGGAATGATGTTGCAGATCCGTTACACTGTGTAGGTGTAGTGAGGGCAAGCCGCCGTGCTCAGGCTCGAATCGGTCAGCAAGATTTATCCGACCGGAGAAGTGCTCCGCGACTGTACGTGGGAGGTGCTCCCGGGCGAGCGCATCGGGCTGGTGGGCGCCAACGGTGCGGGCAAGTCGACCCAAATCAAGATGCTCCTGGGACACGAGGAGCCGACCAGCGGCCAGGTGGTCCGCCCGAGCCACGTCAAAATTGCCTACCTGGCCCAAGAATTCATGGTCACCCCGGGCCGCACCGTGCGCGAAGAGTTGCTCTCGGTCTTCGAGGAAGCCCAGGCCGTGCAGCATGAACTCAACGAAGCGAATCTGGCCCTGGCGGACGCCGGCGGCGCGTCGGAGGCGGAACTCACCCGGTTGCTCAAAAAAATCGACCGCCTGCAGTCCCACTTCGAGGCTCTCGACGGCTACCTTCTGGTGAGCAAAGTCGAAAAATTGCTGCCCGAATTGGGTTTCAACGACGTCGACGGCGATCGGGCCGTGGAGACGTTTAGCGGCGGCTGGCAGATGCGCATCGGTCTTGGCAAACTGCTGCTCACTGCACCGGACGTGCTGTTGCTCGACGAACCGACCAACCACCTCGACCTTGAGACCATCGAGTGGCTCGAAGGCTACCTCAAAGATCTCAACCGGGCAATGGTGATTGTCTCCCACGACCGGCGCTTTCTCGATCGGATCGTCACCAAGATCGTCGAAGTCGAACGGGGGATGGCGAGCACCTACAGCGGCAACTACAGCTTCTACCAGACGGCCAAATCCGAGCGCGCCGACGCGCAGCTCTCGGCCTACGAGCGCCAGCAGCGCGAATTGGGCCGACAGCAGGCCTTCGTCGACCGATTTCGCGCCTCGGCCACCCGCAGCACCCAGGCCAAAAGCCGCGAGAAGCAGCTCGAGAAAATCGAGCGCATCGAGGCACCGGTGGGTACTGAGCGGACGCTGCGCTTTCGCTTCGCCCCGGCCCCCGCAAGCGGCAAGCAGGTGATGCTCGTGCGCGATCTGTCGCTGGAATATGGCGACAAAATTTTGTTTTTGGGAGCGAATCTGGAGATCCTCAAGGGCGA harbors:
- a CDS encoding type II toxin-antitoxin system PemK/MazF family toxin, with protein sequence MVEYVPRRGEFIWLSFDPQAGHEQIGVRPALVVSQTLFNERLGFVFVCPVSNTQRKNPFYVLIPEGQAVTGVIMADQLRSLDYRARRAAAISLCSEELLIEVLRKIQPILF
- a CDS encoding caspase family protein, with translation MADIKALIVAINDYPGTTNDLPSCLEDARKFIEVLKSPSYGLRTQQLRTLYDAEATIKNVTDGLDWLLSGVSRSANGKQDARRILYFSGHGFRTELEGILRECLCLHDGFFFDQQLSAKTQGLPPGMLTVILDSCHSGGMEKPFLLVVSTDESEERTRNKVWIPEDLSKEIAVELDQTVSLPFKAFGGPVEPPLAASKSGAMRLMATSAIARQKADAPRVNGLVLSACRAEQTAAASTSRTNGMSAFTYGIVTALTKAGQSLPSYDRLSNARLLQAVAAELSNLNFKQTPEVKEPDTPQDLGSYTFITLQPMGSIPPPPPDAPATGSSNWLNSLWDMLRGTTGKSFTGEQAMVSSMSTWTIAKSQTDRNAVEEKFFGSVLRAAVRLAPMIANVVSQLNKDYQPDGTSQQQEKFLGALIGIGSGVIPYIPRIIRALRKDFEVDASPEADEKFLGAALRMALHLAPTVSQIIEGLRKDYQPDGSGTPEGEEKFIGAVLQTALTLSPTLSNLLERLRQDLRKDYEPAASEEDEQKFFGAVLRAGLRLAPAIAGIVQALGKDFQMGESEQADEKFFGSLLRVIRQVAPVVGEIVQELRKDYQIDKAVVDEEVEEKFFGSVLRAAVRLAPMIVNVVGQLNKDYQPDGASQQQEKFLGALIAAVTTIAPAIPDIIQAFRKDFEADGTAEKLLSEQVSNGHGRKLPIPVSRVSSHELPVGAGMS
- a CDS encoding ABC-F family ATP-binding cassette domain-containing protein, which gives rise to MLRLESVSKIYPTGEVLRDCTWEVLPGERIGLVGANGAGKSTQIKMLLGHEEPTSGQVVRPSHVKIAYLAQEFMVTPGRTVREELLSVFEEAQAVQHELNEANLALADAGGASEAELTRLLKKIDRLQSHFEALDGYLLVSKVEKLLPELGFNDVDGDRAVETFSGGWQMRIGLGKLLLTAPDVLLLDEPTNHLDLETIEWLEGYLKDLNRAMVIVSHDRRFLDRIVTKIVEVERGMASTYSGNYSFYQTAKSERADAQLSAYERQQRELGRQQAFVDRFRASATRSTQAKSREKQLEKIERIEAPVGTERTLRFRFAPAPASGKQVMLVRDLSLEYGDKILFLGANLEILKGERIALLGPNGAGKSTLLRLFIGEEQPTTGKIEFGHNVLAGYYAQHQAETLDMGKIVLETLHGEAPQLTNEEVRTMLGRFLFSGDTVFKKVSALSGGEKSRLALARLLLRPSNFLLLDEPTNHLDIPSKEILEEALREYTGSAVIVSHDRYFIQRVATKIVEIREGELVAYEGDYDYYLDKKAEETERQALEAKLAREQAKEKEKRAKEKEKQKQKAAQAKATKP
- a CDS encoding AbrB/MazE/SpoVT family DNA-binding domain-containing protein, producing the protein MKSQVARWGNSLAFRIPRQIVIQLGLKPHTTLLCSVEAGALVVRPVREVKEYSLEELLVGPLEVEDEVDWGKPEGKEAW
- a CDS encoding aminopeptidase P family protein; protein product: MTAWMERPSMAEALKERRRRLAALVERPAVLWSGQSIGRNYPANTYPFRANSHFLYFAGVPLEGAAIRLDSGKLELFLDEPGPAHALWHGEVPGREAVATFVGADAAYPLAELGARATGAATLPATDTTTRAGQTQLLERTLPASHELDRADRALAEAVIVLRLSHDEAALGELRRAAAVSVVAHQAGMRVTPKAKYESEVRAAMEGVIIANRMATAYGSIVTVHGEVLHNEQYHHTLTPGDLLLADVGAESELGWASDITRTWPVSGRYSPTQRAIYDIVLAAHDACIASMKPGVEYRDLHLLACAVMAAGLVDLGILRGKPEDLVERDVHALFFPHGIGHLLGLDVHDMEDLGDLAGYAPGRERSERFGLGYLRLNRPLAAGMLVTIEPGFYQVPVLFGDPLNREKYADAVNWERLGQFADVRGIRIEDDVLVTETGTEVLTAALPTRAEAIESLVLAGA
- a CDS encoding GNAT family N-acetyltransferase, with amino-acid sequence MLPEPPPEASFAIRRYCFEDIEPIYQAVRESMADLAPWMPWCHAGYSREDSAAWVLTREDDWKSDRTYDFVIYERTSGDIVGGVGLNHLSRAYRLANLGYWVRSSRTRRGAASTAALLVARFGFDYLDLERLEIIAALTNTASRRVAQKVGARCEGLLRRRLPLGDHIHDAVLYSLIRTDLVS